The DNA sequence AAAGGGGATAATTTTGAGTTCTTGGATGATCTTGCCTCTGACATAATCGTGATCCCCCCTCCCCGGCCCTTGCATCCTCAAAGAAGCTGGCTTTCGGTCGACATAATAAAAAGGTACGTCGGGGAAAAACCCATTCTCGGTGTTAATCTATACTTTCATCACATAGTTTTTGAGAATAGCCAGGATGCAAGTTTCCAAGGTGTTGTGGGCAAACATCCTGTTACGAGCGCTAAGGGCACAATAGAGTTCGTGACCTCACCGGAAGTGACAATTCTTGAGTTTTCAGCCCGGTCTTGTATCCTAATCGCTTCAACTTCTTGTATATATTTGAGGAAGATATCAATGGCTTCTAAGTTGCCCTATATGGTGTCAGTAGGATTGATTCCGAAGATACTAGAAAAAGTTCAAAATGCAAAGCGCCCTGAAAGGTTTACTCAAGATTTTCTGGAGACGAAACTCGGACACAGTGGGGGTAGTGCACGACCTATTATTCCGTTACTAAAACGTATGGGGCTTCTCGGTGCAGACGGAGTTCCAACGGTTCTATACGACCAATTTCGTAATCCTGAGACCCAAGGCTTCGCCGTTGCCAAAGGGATAAAGAATGCATTTACCGAACTTTTTGACCGGAATGAATATGTCTACGAATTGTCTCGTGAAAAGTTGACAGGACAGGTAATCGAGATCACAGGTGGAACAAAGGAAGACAGTCGCACCAGAGCCATTGTTGGCACCTTTTTGGCGCTGAAAGAGTTAGCGGACTTCGAGGCGGAGGATCCCCAAAATCTAGTCTCTGAACAAAAATCGGAAGCAACTTCTTTGGCACAGCCTTCGAGTGACGCTGAAAATGTATCTCCGATTACCGATAAAGACAACATTGAGTTGAGAGTAGGATACACGATCAATCTCAACCTCCCAGAGACCAAAGATCCCGAGGTCTTCAATGCTATTTTCAGAGCTCTTAGGGAGAATCTATTGAAAAACTGATGCGCGCAGAAGAAGCAATCAAATTATTTGGGTTAAACAACCTAACTATCGAGTCGGATATTCGACAGATAGAAAGGGAGTATGATATTGATCTTGGCCACAAGAAAGACCAAGAACAAAGCATAGATCAGACTTATTACCCTCAGTTCACTGAACGGCTTCGAACCGAGGCATCTCGTATGTCAACGAATTATGCAATCTTTTACTGTCTTGAGAATAGTATACGAGAAGTGATTGTCCAGCGTCTTGAGGAAGAGCACGGTACCAACTGGTGGAGTACTGCTGTACCGGAAATCGTTCGTAAGAACGCTGAGCGAAACCGAAAGAAAGAACTATCATCGGGAGTCACCCCCCGATCAGTAGAGCTAATAGATTTCACAACCTTTGGGGAGCTAGGCGAAATCATTAAGGCTAATTGGGACATCTTCGGTGATATGTTTTGCGATGTTCAGGCAGTCGAAAGGGTCCTAGCGACGCTTAATACATTGCGTGCGCCGATAGCACACTGCAAAGCACTCGCGGAGGACGAAGAATTGCGACTACATCTAAGTCTACGCGACTGGTTCCGGCAGATGGAATAATATATTGGACATCCGGTTCTATACATTCCCAGCACGCAAACTCCAGCGAATTTTATTCTCTAGGCTATTGCCGCATTTGAGTACCATACAGATGAAATAGATACAGCCCACCTGAAAGAAGATTTGTTGAGTAATCAGGTTTCTGGTTCCGGAGATTTTCTCTAGAGTAGTCATTTACGGAGAAGCGATCCATCAATCCCGTAGCACGGGTGAATTTGTTTCGTCTTTATAGGTTATGTGACGTGCTTGAACTCTTCGAAGCAAAGATAAATCGGCGAGAACTGAGCAGATAAACACTCTGCCTAAGCCATTTGCTTTTTTCAGGTAGACTAGGGCGGTCAGAATAAGCAAGAGCTTGAAACCGTCAAAGGCGGTGATTTATATTCTGAGACTAAAATACGCAAGAGGAGAAAAATGAAACTGCCTTTACGTCCGAGAGACGAAAAATACATAGGGAAAGGGACTCTTCCAAACGGCCCCTTAGACGATACCGACAAGTGGCTTCCGATAACCAGATACCTTGAAGCTGGGGCTGAGTCATACCCAGAAAAAACGATGTTCAGCCTCGGGGATTCAGACGGCAACGTGGCTGAAAGCTACAGTTACG is a window from the Candidatus Dadabacteria bacterium genome containing:
- a CDS encoding DUF5343 domain-containing protein, with protein sequence MTGSKKGDNFEFLDDLASDIIVIPPPRPLHPQRSWLSVDIIKRYVGEKPILGVNLYFHHIVFENSQDASFQGVVGKHPVTSAKGTIEFVTSPEVTILEFSARSCILIASTSCIYLRKISMASKLPYMVSVGLIPKILEKVQNAKRPERFTQDFLETKLGHSGGSARPIIPLLKRMGLLGADGVPTVLYDQFRNPETQGFAVAKGIKNAFTELFDRNEYVYELSREKLTGQVIEITGGTKEDSRTRAIVGTFLALKELADFEAEDPQNLVSEQKSEATSLAQPSSDAENVSPITDKDNIELRVGYTINLNLPETKDPEVFNAIFRALRENLLKN
- a CDS encoding Swt1 family HEPN domain-containing protein; amino-acid sequence: MRAEEAIKLFGLNNLTIESDIRQIEREYDIDLGHKKDQEQSIDQTYYPQFTERLRTEASRMSTNYAIFYCLENSIREVIVQRLEEEHGTNWWSTAVPEIVRKNAERNRKKELSSGVTPRSVELIDFTTFGELGEIIKANWDIFGDMFCDVQAVERVLATLNTLRAPIAHCKALAEDEELRLHLSLRDWFRQME